DNA from Candidatus Hydrogenedentota bacterium:
AACCCCAGACCGGTCCCCTTGCCGAATTCCTTTGTGGTGCCGAATCGCTCAAAAAGCGATCGTTCAATGTCCGGGGGAATGCCCGGACCGCTGTCGGCTACCACTATCTCGATGTCGCCGCCGGGATCGCGCACGGCAAGCGACACCCAACGTTCGGCGGACTCCTCGACCGCATGCA
Protein-coding regions in this window:
- a CDS encoding ATP-binding protein translates to HAVEESAERWVSLAVRDPGGDIEIVVADSGPGIPPDIERSLFERFGTTKEFGKGTGLGLSISKRIVQSHGGSLSYDRSSGHTRFTVRLPKVHREESS